From uncultured Methanobrevibacter sp., a single genomic window includes:
- a CDS encoding manganese-dependent inorganic pyrophosphatase → MVKTYVFGHKSPDSDSITSSLVMTNLEKELGNSEAQAYRLGNINKETEFILNYLDIDAPELLEDVEDGADVILVDHNSPAESVDNLENANILKVVDHHKLALETSYPLFLRFEPVGCTETILCKLYKENGVEITKEIATLMLSAIISDTLLLKSPTTTDDDKKAVEELAKIAEINYEEYGLDMLKAGTDLSSFTIDEILALDAKQIDFKDVKSIVNQVNTADISDVMAMKEDLEAGINKIIEDEDLDLFMLLITDIVNSNSQVIVLGKDAGLVEKAYGVKLEDNTALLEGVVSRKKQVVPIMTENA, encoded by the coding sequence ATGGTTAAAACTTATGTTTTTGGACATAAAAGTCCGGATAGTGATAGTATTACTTCAAGTTTGGTAATGACTAACTTGGAAAAAGAATTAGGAAACTCTGAAGCTCAGGCTTACAGATTAGGTAACATTAATAAAGAAACAGAATTTATTTTAAATTATTTAGACATTGATGCACCTGAACTTTTGGAGGATGTTGAAGATGGTGCCGATGTTATTTTAGTCGATCACAACTCTCCGGCAGAATCTGTTGACAATTTGGAAAATGCAAATATTTTAAAAGTCGTTGACCATCATAAATTGGCTCTGGAAACTTCATATCCTTTATTTTTAAGGTTTGAACCTGTTGGATGTACTGAAACTATCTTATGCAAATTATATAAAGAAAACGGTGTTGAAATTACTAAAGAAATAGCAACATTAATGTTGTCTGCTATTATTTCAGACACTTTACTTTTAAAATCTCCTACAACAACTGATGATGATAAGAAAGCTGTTGAGGAACTTGCAAAAATCGCTGAAATTAACTATGAGGAATACGGTTTGGATATGCTTAAGGCTGGAACTGATTTAAGCAGTTTCACCATTGATGAAATATTGGCATTGGATGCAAAACAGATCGACTTTAAAGATGTTAAATCCATTGTAAATCAGGTTAATACTGCAGATATTTCTGATGTAATGGCAATGAAAGAGGATTTGGAAGCTGGAATTAATAAAATCATTGAAGATGAAGATTTGGACTTGTTCATGCTTTTAATAACTGATATTGTTAACAGCAACTCTCAGGTAATTGTCCTTGGAAAAGATGCAGGACTTGTTGAAAAAGCATACGGTGTGAAATTGGAAGATAATACTGCATTGCTTGAAGGTGTTGTTTCACGTAAAAAACAAGTAGTGCCTATTATGACTGAAAATGCTTAA
- a CDS encoding class I SAM-dependent methyltransferase family protein yields MKCVKVPLKQINDTRLKLMADGQMNMDYRIKTSDGFGYIPVNSEIEGHEIVDIELEPMKKVAHNFSELLEGELSHEEIENLKTSFDTIGNIVILEIPDNLYDKRQMIGEAALKFTGKQAIYMKKSAIKGTIRIRDLEFLAGTDDSVTIHKEHGVRLKLDVREVYFSPRLATERIRISNSVSDGERILDMFCGIGPFPILIAKNHNVDIAAVDINEAAIKYLNENIELNKLKGNVKSYCGDIRDVSESFNCKFDRILMNLPGLAYTFLDVAVNLIEEGGIINYYEFSDSYEQGINRLRHAAAQIGKDVEIINTRKVKSTAPGEWHVAIDGKVISK; encoded by the coding sequence ATGAAATGCGTAAAAGTTCCATTAAAACAAATTAATGATACCCGTTTAAAATTAATGGCCGACGGTCAGATGAATATGGATTACAGGATAAAAACATCCGACGGATTTGGATACATTCCTGTAAACAGCGAAATCGAAGGCCATGAAATTGTAGACATTGAACTGGAACCAATGAAAAAAGTCGCCCACAATTTTTCAGAGCTGCTTGAAGGCGAATTAAGCCACGAAGAAATTGAGAATCTGAAAACCTCCTTTGATACAATTGGAAATATCGTGATTTTGGAAATTCCTGACAATTTATATGATAAAAGGCAGATGATTGGTGAAGCAGCACTCAAATTTACAGGTAAACAGGCCATCTACATGAAAAAAAGTGCAATTAAAGGAACAATACGCATTAGAGATCTGGAATTTTTAGCAGGAACAGACGATTCAGTTACAATTCACAAGGAACATGGAGTTCGCCTAAAGCTTGATGTCCGTGAAGTTTATTTTTCACCTAGGCTTGCAACCGAAAGAATACGCATAAGCAACAGTGTATCTGACGGCGAAAGGATTTTAGATATGTTCTGTGGAATCGGACCGTTTCCAATTTTAATAGCTAAAAACCATAATGTCGACATTGCTGCAGTTGACATTAATGAAGCTGCAATAAAATATCTGAATGAAAATATTGAACTTAACAAACTAAAAGGAAACGTTAAATCATATTGCGGAGACATAAGAGATGTTAGCGAGTCATTTAACTGCAAGTTTGACAGAATACTTATGAACCTTCCGGGCCTTGCATATACTTTCCTTGACGTTGCCGTGAATCTGATTGAAGAAGGAGGAATAATCAACTATTATGAGTTTTCAGATTCATACGAACAGGGAATAAACAGGTTAAGGCATGCTGCAGCCCAAATCGGAAAGGATGTTGAAATCATAAACACCCGCAAAGTGAAGTCAACAGCACCGGGAGAATGGCATGTAGCTATTGATGGAAAGGTCATATCAAAATGA
- the mtnA gene encoding S-methyl-5-thioribose-1-phosphate isomerase yields the protein MKTLEWEDNKLKLIDQRKLPDELTYVYCDNYQDVIVAIKNMTVRGAPAIGVAAAFGMALADINGVDLDKAAVEIKAARPTAVNLFWAVDRVLGSDDALAEALKMYGEDMATNRAIGKYGSEIIDDGDTVLTHCNAGALACVDYGTALGVFRAARDAGKNINVICDETRPRGQGASLSVWEMQQENIPVKLIPDVASGFLMSQGKIDKVVIGADRIAKGGVVNKVGSFMVALAAKHHDIPFYVAAPYSTFDNEINIYDTVIEERDGDEVRYYGGARICPEGTEVINPAFDITPKELITGIITEKGIIDPI from the coding sequence ATGAAAACACTTGAATGGGAAGATAACAAATTAAAACTTATTGATCAAAGAAAACTTCCTGATGAGTTGACTTATGTTTATTGTGATAACTATCAGGATGTTATTGTTGCAATTAAAAATATGACTGTTCGAGGAGCTCCTGCTATTGGAGTGGCAGCTGCTTTTGGAATGGCACTGGCTGACATTAACGGTGTTGACTTGGATAAAGCAGCTGTAGAAATTAAAGCGGCAAGACCGACAGCGGTTAATCTGTTTTGGGCAGTTGACAGGGTATTGGGCAGTGATGATGCACTTGCAGAAGCACTAAAAATGTATGGGGAAGACATGGCTACAAATAGAGCTATAGGAAAATATGGTTCTGAGATAATTGATGATGGGGATACTGTTTTGACTCATTGTAATGCAGGAGCATTAGCCTGTGTTGATTATGGAACTGCACTTGGAGTATTTAGGGCTGCAAGGGATGCTGGCAAAAACATCAATGTAATCTGTGACGAGACCCGTCCGCGCGGGCAGGGTGCAAGCCTGAGTGTTTGGGAAATGCAGCAGGAAAACATTCCAGTTAAATTGATTCCTGATGTTGCATCAGGATTTTTAATGTCTCAAGGAAAGATTGATAAGGTTGTAATCGGTGCTGACAGAATAGCAAAAGGCGGTGTTGTAAACAAGGTAGGATCATTTATGGTAGCTCTTGCTGCAAAACACCATGATATTCCATTTTATGTAGCTGCACCTTATTCAACATTTGACAATGAAATCAATATCTATGATACAGTTATTGAAGAGCGTGACGGTGATGAAGTAAGGTATTATGGAGGTGCAAGAATCTGTCCTGAAGGCACTGAAGTCATTAATCCTGCATTTGATATAACTCCAAAGGAACTGATTACAGGTATCATAACAGAAAAAGGAATTATTGACCCGATTTAG
- the dph5 gene encoding diphthine synthase — protein MFYLVGLGLFDEKDISLKGLECLKNVDKIYAEFFTSRLFGSSFDTIEELIGKEIEVLVRNEVEEEHKFIEEAKTQNVALVTGGDPLIATTHSDFLVQCSKKGIEFEVIHGSSILSSAPAISGLQGYKFGKVTTIPFPDYNFYPKSPYEAIEENLKMDLHTLVLLDIQAHKDRYMTVNQGLEYLLNIKNDLDREGLIDEDTLAMGIARVGSKNVCVRAGKISKLIDFDFGGPLHCIIIPSKLHIVEAEYLVEIAGADSSILDDV, from the coding sequence ATGTTTTATTTAGTGGGTTTAGGATTATTTGATGAGAAAGACATATCCCTTAAAGGATTGGAATGTTTAAAAAATGTAGATAAGATATATGCCGAATTTTTCACTTCAAGATTATTCGGTTCCAGTTTCGATACAATCGAGGAACTGATAGGTAAGGAAATTGAAGTTTTGGTTAGAAACGAGGTTGAAGAGGAACATAAATTTATTGAAGAGGCAAAAACCCAGAATGTAGCTTTAGTTACTGGAGGAGATCCTCTGATTGCAACAACTCACAGTGATTTTTTAGTTCAGTGTTCCAAAAAAGGCATAGAATTTGAAGTTATTCACGGTTCTTCAATTTTATCCTCAGCACCAGCCATTTCAGGTCTTCAGGGATACAAGTTCGGTAAAGTTACAACCATTCCGTTTCCGGATTATAACTTTTATCCGAAATCACCATATGAAGCCATTGAAGAAAATCTTAAAATGGATTTGCATACTCTGGTTTTACTAGACATCCAGGCCCACAAAGACCGTTACATGACTGTCAATCAGGGTTTGGAATATCTTTTAAACATTAAAAATGACCTTGACCGTGAGGGATTGATAGATGAGGACACTTTGGCTATGGGTATTGCCCGTGTTGGTTCAAAAAATGTTTGTGTCAGAGCCGGAAAAATTAGCAAATTGATTGATTTTGATTTTGGAGGTCCTTTACACTGTATTATAATTCCTTCAAAACTTCACATTGTAGAAGCTGAATATCTGGTAGAAATTGCTGGAGCAGACTCAAGTATTCTTGATGATGTTTAA